In Panthera uncia isolate 11264 chromosome B4, Puncia_PCG_1.0, whole genome shotgun sequence, one genomic interval encodes:
- the RDH5 gene encoding retinol dehydrogenase 5: MWLPLLLGVLIWAALWLFRDRQSLPASDAFIFITGCDSGFGRLLALRLDQRGFRVLASCLTPSGAEDLQRVASSRLHTTLLDVTEPQSVQRAAKWVETHVGEAGLFGLVNNAGVAGIIGPTPWLTRDDFHRVLSVNTLGPIGVTLALLPLLQQARGRVVNITSVLGRLAANGGGYCVSKFGLEAFSDSLRRDVAPFGVRVSIVEPGFFQTPVTNLESLENTLQECWARLPPDTQAHYGEAFLTKYFKMQRRIMSLICDPDLTKVSRCLEHALTARHPRTRYSPGWDAKLLWLPASYLPASLVDAVLTWVFPKPAQAVC, translated from the exons ATGTGGCTGCCTCTGCTGCTGGGAGTCTTGATCTGGGCAGCGCTGTGGTTGTTCAGGGACCGACAGAGCCTGCCCGCCAGCGATGCTTTCATCTTCATCACCGGCTGTGACTCAGGCTTCGGGCGGCTTCTGGCACTGAGACTGGACCAGAGAGGCTTCCGAGTCCTGGCCAGCTGCCTGACCCCCTCAGGGGCAGAGGACCTACAGCGCGTGGCCTCCTCTCGCCTCCACACCACCCTGCTTGATGTCACTGAGCCCCAGAGTGTCCAGCGGGCAGCCAAGTGGGTGGAAACACATGTTGGTGAAGCAG GGCTTTTTGGTCTGGTGAATAATGCTGGTGTGGCTGGTATCATTGGGCCCACGCCGTGGCTCACACGAGATGATTTCCATCGGGTGCTGAGCGTGAATACGCTGGGTCCCATCGGGGTCACCCTTGCCCTGCTCCCCCTGCTCCAGCAGGCCAGGGGCCGGGTGGTCAACATCACCAGTGTTCTGGGTCGCCTGGCAGCCAATGGTGGGGGCTACTGTGTCTCCAAGTTTGGCCTGGAGGCCTTCTCTGACAGCCTGAG GCGGGATGTGGCTCCTTTTGGTGTCCGAGTCTCCATTGTGGAGCCTGGCTTCTTCCAAACCCCTGTGACAAACCTGGAGAGTTTGGAGAACACGCTGCAGGAGTGCTGGGCACGGCTACCTCCTGACACACAGGCCCACTACGGGGAGGCCTTCCTCACCAAGT ACTTTAAAATGCAGCGGCGCATCATGAGCCTGATCTGTGACCCAGACCTGACCAAGGTGAGCAGGTGCCTGGAGCATGCCCTGACTGCTCGTCACCCCAGAACCCGCTACAGCCCAGGCTGGGATGCCAAGCTGCTCTGGCTGCCGGCCTCCTACTTGCCAGCCAGCCTGGTGGATGCTGTGCTCACCTGGGTCTTTCCCAAGCCTGCCCAGGCAGTCTGCTGA